One Drosophila santomea strain STO CAGO 1482 chromosome X, Prin_Dsan_1.1, whole genome shotgun sequence DNA segment encodes these proteins:
- the LOC120456889 gene encoding carboxypeptidase B: MTQKTQLLMLLLVAAAAAAASSANELPSNLTQLDANEIPQRYDEAQLWRIYNISEAMQQRVPVGQMLEQKFGGNIWKENSKFLDISIARDQLKAARSFLSAHRLDPQILSHNIQSMIDEELLEGIQSSSFTLGSRTKKAARSSMHWKDYHDLETIYSFMREIRSKFPNIVRLYTIGQTAEGRDLKVLRISENPRENKKVWIDGGIHAREWISPATVTFILYQLMSDWENQPAHIRGLTWYIMPVMNPDGYEYSRTTNRLWRKNRSPSRRAQCSGVDLNRNFDIGWNGYGSSTNPCSDTYRGSSPASERETRAVAEFLAKRKYNLESYLTFHSYGQMIVYPWAYKAVKVKDASVLQRVSSLAAERILQKTGTSYRAAVTHEVLGIAGGGSDDWSRAALGVKYVYTIELRDRGAYGFVLPPRFIKDTALEGWTVVETVAQAIGPSSAA; this comes from the exons ATGACGCAAAAAACTCAACTGCTGATGCTGCTCCTtgtggcagctgcagctgcagcagccagCTCGGCCAACGAGCTGCCCTCCAATCTCACCCAGCTGGATGCCAATGAGATACCCCAAAGATACGATGAGGCGCAGCTCTGGAGGATCTACAACATCTCGGAGGCGATGCAACAACGTGTGCCCGTGGGCCAAATGCTGGAGCAGAAGTTCGGCGGCAATATCTGGAAGGAGAACTCCAAGTTCCTGGACATCTCCATTGCCAGGGATCAACTGAAGGCCGCTCGCAGCTTCCTATCCGCCCATCGCCTGGATCCCCAGATTCTGTCCCACAACATTCAATCCATGATCGATGAGGAGCTGCTCGAAGGCATTCAGTCAAGTTCGTTCACTCTCGGAAGCAGAACAA AGAAGGCCGCCAGGAGCAGCATGCACTGGAAGGACTACCACGATCTGGAGACCATCTATAGCTTCATGCGCGAGATCCGCAGCAAGTTCCCCAACATCGTGCGACTATACACCATTGGCCAAACGGCCGAGGGTCGCGATCTGAAAGTGCTCAG AATCTCGGAGAATCCCCGCGAGAACAAGAAGGTGTGGATCGACGGCGGCATCCACGCCCGCGAATGGATCAGCCCCGCGACGGTGACCTTCATCCTGTACCAGCTGATGTCCGACTGGGAGAACCAGCCGGCGCACATTCGCGGCCTCACCTGGTACATAATGCCGGTGATGAATCCCGATGGCTATGAATACAGTCGGACCACGAATCGTTTGTGGCGCAAGAATCGCTCACCGTCGCGTCGCGCCCAGTGCAGCGGTGTGGATCTCAATCGGAACTTCGACATCGGCTGGAATGGCTATGGTTCGTCGACGAATCCCTGCAGTGACACGTACCGCGGATCCTCGCCAGCTTCGGAGCGGGAAACGCGTGCGGTGGCCgagtttttggccaagagaAAGTACAATCTGGAATCGTATTTGACCTTCCACAGCTACGGACAGATGATTGTTTATCCGTGGGCCTACAAGGCCGTCAAGGTCAAGGATGCCAGTGTTCTGCAGCGTGTGAGCAGTTTGGCTGCGGAGCGAATCCTCCAGAAGACGGGCACGTCGTACAGGGCAGCAGTAACCCATGAAGTTTTGGGTATCGCAGGCGGTGGATCCGATGACTGGAGCCGTGCCGCGCTGGGTGTCAAATATGTGTACACCATCGAGCTGAGGGACCGTGGAGCCTACGGATTTGTCCTGCCGCCGCGCTTCATCAAGGACACAGCTCTCGAGGGCTGGACAGTGGTGGAGACGGTGGCGCAGGCTATTGGCCCCAGTTCAGCTGCTTAA
- the LOC120455289 gene encoding MAP kinase-activated protein kinase 2 — MLSLQNQRQPKTTPLVDEYEISDTVLGLGINGKVVQCTHRRSKQNYALKVLLDNEKARREVDLHWRLSGCRHIVNIIDVYENTYSGRKCLLVVMECMEGGELFQRIQDKADGAFTEREAAQIMHEICSAVDYLHSRDIAHRDLKPENLLYTTSQPNAILKLTDFGFAKETFSNDKLQTPCYTPYYVAPEVLGPEKYDKSCDIWSLGVVMYIIMCGFPPFYSNHGLAISPGMKKRIRTGQYDFPDPEWTNVSPAAKDLIKGMLNVDPSKRLRIQDVIRNNWIAQYNAVPQTPLCTGRMLKESEETWPEVQEEMMRSLATMRVDYDQMQIKALDKSNNPLLTKRRKKIEEMEIYAANATRN; from the exons ATGCTTTCGCTGCAGAACCAACGGCAACCGAAAACCACACCTCTGGTGGACGAGTACGAGATCTCGGACACGGTACTGGGCCTGGGGATCAATGGAAAGGTGGTGCAGTGCACCCACCGCCGCTCCAAACAGAACTATGCCCTCAAGGTGCTGCTGGACAATGAGAAGGCGCGTCGCGAGGTGGATCTGCATTGGCGACTCAGCGGATGCCGGCACATTGTGAACATCATCGATGTGTACGAGAACACCTATAGCGGCAGGAAGTGCCTTCTGGTGGTCATGGAGTGCATGGAGGGCGGCGAACTCTTCCAGAGGATCCAGGACAAGGCCGATGGCGCCTTCACGGAACGGGAGGCGGCCCAGATAATGCACGAGATCTGCTCGGCGGTAGACTATCTGCACAGTCGCGACATTGCACATCGCGATCTCAAGCCGGAGAACTTGCTGTACACCACCTCTCAGCCGAATGCGATCCTAAAACTGACGGACTTTGGCTTCGCCAAGGAGACATTCAGCAATGACAAGCTGCAGACGCCCTGCTACACTCCTTATTACGTGG CTCCCGAGGTCCTGGGCCCGGAGAAGTACGACAAGAGCTGCGACATCTGGTCGCTGGGCGTGGTGATGTACATCATAATGTGCGGATTCCCGCCGTTCTACAGCAACCATGGCCTGGCCATTTCGCCCGGCATGAAGAAGCGCATTCGCACCGGCCAGTATGACTTTCCCGATCCGGAGTGGACGAATGTGAGCCCGGCGGCAAAGGACCTGATCAAGGGCATGCTGAACGTGGATCCCAGCAAGCGTCTGCGCATCCAGGACGTCATTCGCAACAACTGGATTGCCCAGTACAATGCCGTACCACAGACACCGCTCTGCACGGGTCGCATGCTGAAGGAGAGCGAGGAAACCTGGCCGGAGGTGCAGGAGGAGATGATGCGCTCGCTGGCCACTATGCGCGTGGACTACGATCAG ATGCAAATCAAGGCGCTGGACAAGTCGAACAATCCGCTGCTGACGAAGCGCAGGAAAAAGATCGAGGAGATGGAGATATATGCGGCCAATGCGACGCGCAACTAA
- the LOC120455291 gene encoding N-acylneuraminate-9-phosphatase, giving the protein MAASKLHCGKQLTATHSHFDATCAKIRAFYFDLDNTLIPTRAGDSKAIRKLADVLESQYQFSKDDATQATQNFLKAFRRCPDNSQTSLDSWRTHLWRESLPARHKHLAEQIYPKWLKLRYRYLAVPADYVQLLLRMRQAGYALALITNGPSNAQWEKVAELNVRGYFDCVLVSSDLPWEKPHPEIFYAACNFLNVKPQECVMIGDKLETDIKGGHLAQLGLTFWTPLSNSSSAAQSLLDVEYKPHVKLGSLLEMYKYFPRLNAVALPETPSTSRRRGSHMSPTGQGSGSGSSSSASCVPGAGHAYHHHHQHQQLQQHHHHQRQWLYRRGVSLPAMDCSNSEAENSCDSFL; this is encoded by the exons ATGGCAGCTAGCAAACTCCATTGCGGCAAGCAATTGACAGCCACACATTCACATTTCGATGCGACATGTGCGAAAATCAGGGCCTTTTACTTTGACCTGGACAACACGTTGATTCCCACCCGAGCCGGCGATTCCAAGGCGATCAGAAAG CTCGCGGATGTTCTAGAGAGTCAGTACCAGTTCAGCAAAGATGATGCCACTCAGGCCACCCAAAACTTTCTAAAGGCCTTCCGCCGTTGTCCGGACAACTCGCAAACATCGCTGGACTCGTGGCGCACTCACCTGTGGCGCGAATCCCTTCCAGCTCGCCACAAGCACCTGGCGGAGCAGATCTATCCCAAGTGGCTGAAGCTGCGGTATCGCTACCTAGCCGTGCCCGCTGATTAtgtccagctgctgctgcgaatGCGCCAGGCGGGCTACGCCCTGGCCCTCATCACCAACGGACCGTCGAACGCCCAGTGGGAGAAGGTGGCCGAGCTGAATGTGCGCGGCTACTTCGACTGCGTGCTGGTCTCATCGGATCTGCCATGGGAGAAACCGCATCCGGAGATCTTCTATGCCGCCTGCAACTTTCTCAATGTCAAGCCGCAGGAGTGCGTCATGATCGGCGACAAACTGGAGACCGACATCAAG GGCGGTCACTTGGCCCAGCTGGGTCTCACCTTCTGGACGCCACTGAGCAATAGCAGCTCGGCAGCACAATCCCTGCTAGATGTGGAGTACAAGCCGCACGTTAAGTTGGGCAGCCTGCTGGAGATGTACAAGTACTTTCCGCGCCTCAACGCCGTCGCCCTGCCGGAGACGCCGTCGACCTCCAGAAGACGTGGCAGCCACATGAGTCCCACTGGCCAGGGCTCCGGCAGCGGTAGCAGCTCCAGCGCCAGTTGCGTGCCGGGTGCTGGCCATGCAtaccatcaccaccaccagcaccagcagctgcagcagcatcatcatcatcagagGCAGTGGCTCTATCGACGAGGCGTTTCACTGCCAGCCATGGATTGCTCCAATAGCGAGGCGGAGAACAGCTGCGACAGTTTTCTGTAG